The genomic window TTCCGCCGCACAGGTATCCACAAGGCGATAGGTCGGGATGATTCCCTTCGCCTTGCGCTCGGCGCGGATGGTGTCTTCGGTCGGGATGTCCACCATCGCCGGTTCCGGCTCGGGACGGGGAGGCGCACCGGCGGGCTGGTCGGTCTCGCCGTGGATGGAAACGTCGTGAATGGCGGGTGCGTGGGCACGGGCCTTCGCGATCTGGCGGTCCGAGAAACCGAGCTTCTTCGCACGCTTCAAGTCGAGCGTGGCGAGTTGCATGCCCTCCTTGGCAATCTGCTGGAGGTGGCCGAGGAACCATGGGTCGATGGAAGTGGCGTCCTGGACTTCTTCCAAGGTCCAGCCATGAACGAACGCGGTTTGCAGCCAGAAAATGCGCTCGGCATTGGGAATCTGGAGCTTGCGGGTGATTTCCTCCTTGGTCGGAGCCAGAGGCTCCTTGCTGTCGAAGCCGAATCCCCAGCGGCCCGTCTCCAGAGAGCGCAGGCACTTCTGCATGGACTCCTTGAACGTGCGGCCGATGGACATCGCCTCACCGACGGACTTCATGGAGGTCGTCAGGACGGAATTCGCGGTCGGGAATTTTTCGAAGGTGAAACGCGGGATCTTCGTCACCACGTAGTCGATGGTCGGCTCGAACGAGGCGGGTGTCTCGCGGGTGATGTCGTTCGGCAGTTCGTCGAGCGTGTAGCCGACGGCGAGCTTGGCGGCGATCTTCGCGATGGGGAATCCCGTGGCCTTCGAGGCCAGCGCGGAAGAACGCGAGACACGCGGGTTCATCTCGATGACGATCATGCGGCCGGTTTTCGGGTCGGTGGCGAACTGGATGTTCGAGCCGCCGGTCTCCACGCCGATCTCGCGGATGACCGCGAAGGACGCGTCACGCATGATCTGGTACTCGCGGTCCGTGAGGGTCTGGATCGGAGCCACGGTGATGGAGTCGCCGGTGTGGACGCCCATCGGATCGAGGTTTTCGATCGAACAGATGACCACGCAGTTGTCGGCGCAGTCACGCATGACCTCCATCTCGTACTCTTTCCAGCCGAGCAGCGATTCGTCGATGAGCACCTCGGAAACCGGGGAAAGGTCCAGCCCGCGGGTGATAATCTCCTCATACTCCTCGCGGTTGTAGGCGATGCCGCCTCCCTGGCCGCCGAGCGTGAACGCCGGGCGGATGATGAGCGGGAAGGTGCCGATTTCCTCGGCCACCTTCTTCGCCTCGTCCATGGTGTGGGCGATGCCCGAGCGCGGCATGTCGAGGCCGATCTTGATCATCGCTTCCTTGAAAAGGTGGCGGTCTTCGCCCTTGTCGATCGCGTCCGGCTTCGCACCGATCATGCGGACGCCGTATTTTTCCAGCACGCCGGACTTGAAGAGCGACATGGAGGTGTTCAGCGCCGTCTGCCCGCCGAGCGTCGGCAGCAGGGCGTCCGGTTTCTCGCGGATGATGATTTTTTCCACCACATCCGGCGTGATCGGCTCGATGTAGGTGCGGTGGGCGAACTCCGGATCCGTCATGATGGTCGCCGGATTCGAATTCACCAGGACCACCTCGTAACCCTCTTCCTTCAATGCCTTGCAAGCCTGCACACCGGAATAGTCGAATTCGCAGCCCTGGCCGATGACGATGGGGCCGGAGCCGATGACGAGGATTTTGCGGATCGAGGTGTCTTTGGGCATGGTCGTGAGAAGGTTCGGGAAACCGCCGCCGGGCGGCTAAATTTCGAGGTGTGTGGCAGGGTTCTCGCACCTTGTAAAGGGCGGGATGCGGGTAAGATAAGCCTTAAATAAATTTTTTACGCCCCCCCGGGCATGCTTGGGCACCAATCTGTCCCCATGGGGTATGGGGAGCCCGCTCCATGGCTGGCCACGGAATCCCGTGATCCGCACTTTTCCTCACCCTCCGGGTTGCAGCCCGCGGACGGATCGTCCAAGCTCGCCGCCATGTGGACCACCGTGCGCGAATTCGAGGACATCCGTTATGAAACGACGGATGAGGGCAGCATTGCGAAGATCACCATCAACCGGCCGGAAGTCCGCAATGCCTTCCGCCCGCTGACGGTGAAGGAAATGCTCATCGCCTTCGACCTCGCCCACGAGGATCCGAAGGTCGGCGCCATCATCCTGACCGGTGCCGGAGACCTGGCCTTCTGTTCCGGTGGCGACCAGAAAGTCCGTGGCCACGCCGGCTACATCGGCGAGGACGGCATTCCCCGCCTCAACGTGCTGGATCTTCAAAAGAAAATCCGCTCCCTGCCGAAACCGGTGGTCGCCATGGTCGCCGGATTCGCCATCGGCGGCGGACATGTCCTGCACATCGTGTGCGATCTCACCATCGCCGCGGACAACGCCCGCTTCGGCCAGACCGGCCCGAAGGTCGGCTCCTTCGACGGAGGCCTGGGTTCCAGCTATCTCGCCCGCATCGTCGGCCAGAAGAAGGCCCGCGAAATCTGGTACCTCTGCCGCCAGTACGACGCCCGACAGGCGCTCGACATGGGCCTCGTCAACACCGTGGTCCCGCTCGCGGACCTGGAAAAGGAAACGCTCCAGTGGTGCCGCGAGATGCTCGCCCACTCGCCGCTCGCCCTGCGCTGCCTCAAGTCCGCCCTGAACGCCGACTGCGACGGCCAGATGGGTCTTCTCGATCTCGCCGGAAACGCCACCCTGCTCTACTACATGAGCGAGGAAGGCCGCGAAGGAAAACAGGCGTTCATTGAAAAGCGGAAACCGGATTTCTCGAAATTCCCGCGCGTGCCGTGAAGCTCGCCCAGCCAAGTCTCCTTGAACGTTCTCATCGCAACACGACTGGAGGATCATCGTCGCGATCCATCGTCCTCAATTTCTCTGGAAAAAATGAAAGCCACCCTGCGGGCTGAATTCGGGGCATGAACTG from Luteolibacter yonseiensis includes these protein-coding regions:
- the carB gene encoding carbamoyl-phosphate synthase large subunit, with protein sequence MPKDTSIRKILVIGSGPIVIGQGCEFDYSGVQACKALKEEGYEVVLVNSNPATIMTDPEFAHRTYIEPITPDVVEKIIIREKPDALLPTLGGQTALNTSMSLFKSGVLEKYGVRMIGAKPDAIDKGEDRHLFKEAMIKIGLDMPRSGIAHTMDEAKKVAEEIGTFPLIIRPAFTLGGQGGGIAYNREEYEEIITRGLDLSPVSEVLIDESLLGWKEYEMEVMRDCADNCVVICSIENLDPMGVHTGDSITVAPIQTLTDREYQIMRDASFAVIREIGVETGGSNIQFATDPKTGRMIVIEMNPRVSRSSALASKATGFPIAKIAAKLAVGYTLDELPNDITRETPASFEPTIDYVVTKIPRFTFEKFPTANSVLTTSMKSVGEAMSIGRTFKESMQKCLRSLETGRWGFGFDSKEPLAPTKEEITRKLQIPNAERIFWLQTAFVHGWTLEEVQDATSIDPWFLGHLQQIAKEGMQLATLDLKRAKKLGFSDRQIAKARAHAPAIHDVSIHGETDQPAGAPPRPEPEPAMVDIPTEDTIRAERKAKGIIPTYRLVDTCAAEFEAYTPYFYSTYGDENEARESDKKKIIILGGGPNRIGQGIEFDYCCVHAAFALKELGYETIMVNSNPETVSTDYDTSDKLFFEPLTLEDVLNICDQEKPHGVIVQFGGQTPLNLAADLERHGVPIIGTSPKSIEQAEDRKFFSALLDKLNLKQAEAGTATNEEEALVIANRIGYPVLVRPSFVLGGRGMMIVYCDSELTRYMREAVIASPERPVLVDRFLDNATEVDVDCISDGETSVVGAIMQHIEQAGIHSGDSACVIPAFSLSDEIKAEITRAAIDLARELNVRGLMNIQFAVKDEQLYVIEVNPRASRTVPFVSKATGVSLAKLAAKVMVGEKLVDLGYTETIIPPHFSVKEAVFPWNRFPGIDIVLGPEMKSTGEVMGIDADWGMAYAKSQISAFNPLPTSGNVFLSVSDRDKERAVAVARDLVELGYKVYSTGGTHTRLTAEGIPCSRVYKVLEQARPNVIDMMKNGEIHFIINTPSTHESRADEILIRSTAIAQKISHATNLAAAEASVKAMRSLKEKEFTVKSIQEYHA
- the menB gene encoding 1,4-dihydroxy-2-naphthoyl-CoA synthase, producing MWTTVREFEDIRYETTDEGSIAKITINRPEVRNAFRPLTVKEMLIAFDLAHEDPKVGAIILTGAGDLAFCSGGDQKVRGHAGYIGEDGIPRLNVLDLQKKIRSLPKPVVAMVAGFAIGGGHVLHIVCDLTIAADNARFGQTGPKVGSFDGGLGSSYLARIVGQKKAREIWYLCRQYDARQALDMGLVNTVVPLADLEKETLQWCREMLAHSPLALRCLKSALNADCDGQMGLLDLAGNATLLYYMSEEGREGKQAFIEKRKPDFSKFPRVP